One genomic segment of Helianthus annuus cultivar XRQ/B chromosome 14, HanXRQr2.0-SUNRISE, whole genome shotgun sequence includes these proteins:
- the LOC110908482 gene encoding protochlorophyllide-dependent translocon component 52, chloroplastic — MEALRTVSTVAPPKVITAHLSKPLFSLSFTQKRSKSPLLNLTQFTKSKFTKFNVISPSVWTQPAAPPEEETEPDTDEKFDWFSHWYPLMPVCDLDKRAPHGMKVLGLDVVVWWDKNANQWKVFDDRCPHRLAPLSEGRIDQWGRLQCVYHGWCFNGSGNCKLIPQAPLDGPPVHSFPKACVGVYPSTIQYDIVWFWPSTDPQYKDILSKKKPLYIPELSYPSYAFQTYHRDIPYGYEVLIENLMDPSHVQYAHRGIISAKEPSVKVDREGGVPIDLKMEYSDKNGYATTNNQDIKSSFVAPYMYKSNLQNFTPGKFGQKGPEEDVLVFLCIPVSPGNSRLITIIPRHLWVNVSYCKWWNHMIQNLIVDSDLYLLRVQEEKLLEAGPLNWQKVSFVPAKADANVVLFRKWLKKYAGGQFDWGTKFNGALPPIPPREQFFDRYWSHVVNCSSCNRAYKGFKALKISLQVFSVSSVAIMAATKPGMVSVAARNTLAVAAIMCFVGSLWLSRFIYKTFHFHDYNHSFK, encoded by the exons ATGGAAGCTCTAAGAACTGTCTCGACTGTTGCCCCACCGAAAGTTATCACAGCTCACTTGTCCAAACCCCTTTTCAGTCTTTCTTTTACTCAGAAAAGATCTAAATCTCCCTTACTCAACTTAACCCAGTTTACAAAATCCAAATTCACTAAGTTCAATGTCATTTCTCCATCTGTCTGGACCCAACCCGCAGCCCCACCCGAAGAAGAAACCGAACCCGATACCGATGAGAAATTTGATTGGTTTTCTCACTGGTATCCGCTCATGCCTGTGTGTGATTTGGACAAGAGGGCTCCGCATGGGATGAAGGTGTTGGGTCTTGATGTTGTGGTGTGGTGGGATAAGAACGCGAATCAATGGAAGGTGTTCGATGATCGCTGTCCACACAGATTGGCTCCACTTTCCGAAGGAAGGATTGATCAATGGGGTAGGCTGCAGTGTGTGTACCATGGCTGGTGTTTTAATGGCTCCGGCAACTGCAAATTAATTCCTCAAGCTCCTCTTGATGGTCCTCCG GTTCATTCTTTCCCGAAAGCATGTGTTGGTGTTTATCCAAGCACCATACAATACGATATTGTTTGGTTTTGGCCTAGTACTGATCCACAATACAAGGATATCCTCTCCAAGAAGAAACCACTATACATCCCTGAACTTTCATATCCTTCATATGCCTTCCAAACATACCACAGAGATATACCATACGGGTATGAAGTACTGATTGAAAATCTCATGGACCCTTCTCATGTTCAATATGCACATCGTGGGATAATTTCGGCAAAAGAGCCCAG TGTTAAGGTTGATCGAGAAGGGGGTGTCCCAATTGATTTGAAAATGGAATATTCGGACAAAAATGGTTATGCTACAACTAACAACCAAGATATTAAATCGAGCTTTGTTGCACCTTATATGTACAAAAGCAATCTCCAAAATTTCACACCG GGAAAATTCGGACAAAAGGGACCGGAAGAGGATGTTTTGGTCTTTTTATGTATTCCGGTAAGCCCGGGTAATAGCAGATTGATAACTATTATTCCTAGACACTTGTGGGTAAATGTATCATATTGCAAATGGTGGAACCATATGATCCAGAATTTGATCGTTGATTCGGATTTGTATCTTCTTCGCGTTCAG GAGGAGAAATTGCTGGAGGCAGGACCTTTAAATTGGCAAAAAGTCAGTTTTGTGCCAGCCAAAGCAGATGCTAACGTGGTGCTATTTAGAAAGTGGCTAAAGAAATATGCGGGTGGTCAATTCGATTGGGGAACCAAGTTTAATGGAGCTCTTCCACCCATCCCTCCTAGAGAACAATTCTTTGACAG GTACTGGAGCCATGTGGTGAATTGCAGTAGCTGCAACCGTGCATATAAAGGTTTTAAGGCACTAAAGATCTCTCTTCAAGTGTTTTCAGTTTCTTCGGTCGCTATTATGGCTGCAACCAAACCCGGGATGGTATCAGTTGCCGCTAGAAACACACTTGCAGTTGCTGCAATTATGTGTTTTGTGGGATCACTATGGTTGTCACGTTTCATTTACAAAACCTTCCATTTTCATGACTATAATCACTCCTTTAAATGA